In Drosophila innubila isolate TH190305 chromosome 2R unlocalized genomic scaffold, UK_Dinn_1.0 1_C_2R, whole genome shotgun sequence, the following are encoded in one genomic region:
- the LOC117785643 gene encoding patronin isoform X17 — protein sequence MDAETQEIRQARQRASVKWLLSKAFNNRVPDNLKEPFYRDHENQERLKPQIVVELGNATLYCQTLSNLYSDPNYQSLNHWSILQTLARKGVPVAESSDMPITETVLIQTNPLRINAHMSVIESLMILYAKEISSGDRITSALRRISGSSYQAPPVQSYEQALLAWISHACAALKKRIVKELESSVADEIGTRLQTPDIPPVRDFQDLCDGICLALLISYYCPKVVPWTSVRINYLPAVEDSIHNILLVSSFSQKHLPYGVFHMTPEDITYMRGSMKLNLVLLLTDLFNLFEIHPAKCVCYPGMDGQVPHTNSFSGGLNRRSTPPTEYQTMQSNHFDGNQAEAFVVHKSRGITTLSSMHSQQQQQQHQQQFQLQHQHQQQQQQQQQSQQEPLVPARLRQAKEKNNVESKADERGDFVAAGRPSNWEQSRRPSFAGRRSRRNSSSEDSQLTIENFGGSQDQLNTLGRFERERDRDRERKLSNTSVEPAVAVRSSVADARGTLQLGYDTDSGSEKQDRETEKYSMRRQASVDNVPTVSSHNLSNTGSPLPMARNKQHSSDKDYTNAEHYNDARSTGYDPESTPVRKSSTSSMPASPAAWQLEICDDDLRSLENANKLSTMRMKLEERRRRIEQDKRKIEMAVLRHQEKEDLESCPDVLKWETMSNDSKRTPDIDPADMDKYQQSIAIMNMNLQDIQQDIHRLATQQSQMQAQHLQAQQLMQAQQIANMLNQQQTYGSQQHLADHHYQQRPMQQSFGSSPHLPQAFNAPVSAYSSRPPSRDPYQQQQHQQQQHHPHQQPMQMPPMQYVNEHGQYMSPPAHYMQPQSLYSDNGAPYNNHSPYGGPPPPQYQQRNSVYDDYGQPTNHFYLHESPPQPHAHPHRRTWAHSAAAAAYEQQQQQQQQQQQQQQPLLDVNAWQTQKKMQQQQQQQQQHQQQQQQQNWPNRPPSSAGASQGFVLHQNGGGGGGGELQHLFQMQSSPQHVQRMHGGANNANANANGVQRQQSLTNLRDNRSPKGNMGQPMTMGQHEDMMAPQSICFIGDEEDVEELERNIIESMQSTRISDFVVQQQQRLHHQQQQQQQHLPSAHSGRGSSSEDYDSGELISNKLNITSGNLTYRIPSPSRPSIQANSFQDPRGNGGGGGGSGSGGSGGGGSGSGEEQRPEKGFYISFDNDQPKRPKPPLRVKRSPKKEPSRDSVDNQVVLKRESLSQLHNINNSVSDEIKNASVARHSIHGLAGVTSNANANANVNSGNATYNKYTDEPPIQLRQMSTSTAESLGLERRHLEDLTNQPLQQPLSPTRLRSEQSISSAEAAKNKALVVGVDATNLDPESVDEMERRKEKIMLLSLQRRQQQEEAKARKEIEASQKREKEREKEEERARKKEEQMARRAAILEQHRLKKAIEEAEREGKTLDRPDLHVKLQPQSSSASTPRLRQQRVTRPRPKTIHVDDASVDISEASSLSSRGKKGSSSNLTGYGQLSSNSMKRDFYRGSQDSLTVKESPDDYPSTSSTPIGRRGSYKTSREPTVERGRTLSRISVAKGSTLNFRGRKSNSLMNLCGPKLYKQPAAKSNRGIILNAVEYCVFPGAVNREAKQKVLEKIARSEAKHFLVLFRDAGCQFRALYSYVPETDQVTKLYGTGPSQVDEVMFDKFFKYNSGGKCFSQVHTKHLTVTIDAFTIHNSLWQGKRVQLPSKKDMALVI from the exons ATGGATGCCGAAACACAGGAAATACGAcag GCTCGTCAACGTGCTTCCGTCAAATGGCTGCTCTCGAAGGCGTTCAACAATCGGGTGCCAGACAATTTGAAGGAGCCCTTTTATCGCGATCACGAGAACCAGGAACGCCTCAAGCCGCAGATCGTTGTTGAGTTGGGCAATGCGACGCTTTATTGCCAGACATTGTCTAACCTGTACTCCGATCCCAACTACCAAAGCTTAAATCACTGGTCAATATTACAGACGCTAGCTCGCAAGGGTGTCCCTGTGGCCGAGTCCTCGGACATGCCTATTACCGAAACGGTATTAATTCAGACAAATCCTTTGCGAATT AACGCCCACATGTCTGTGATAGAATCGCTGATGATTCTGTATGCGAAGGAAATATCATCGGGTGACCGCATCACGTCTGCCTTACGGAG AATATCTGGTAGCAGCTATCAGGCGCCTCCTGTCCAATCGTATGAGCAAGCGTTACTCGCTTGGATATCGCATGCGTGCGCCGCGCTGAAGAAGCGAATCGTCAAGGAGCTGGAGTCAAGCGTGGCGGATGAAATC GGCACGCGTCTTCAGACGCCAGATATACCGCCAGTACGTGATTTTCAGGATCTGTGTGATGGAATCTGCCTGGCGCTGCTCATTTCCTATTATTGCCCCAAGGTGGTACCGTGGACGAGTGTACGGATTAATTACTTGCCCGCCGTAGAGGACTCGATTCACAATATACTGCTGGTGAGCAGTTTTTCACAAAAGCATTTGCCATACGGTGTCTTCCACATGACGCCCGAGGACATTACATATATGCGGGG TTCGATGAAACTGAATCTAGTCTTGCTGCTGACGGATTTGTTTAATCTATTTGAGATACACCCGGCCAAATGTGTATGTTATCCAGGCATGGATGGACAGG TTCCACACACAAATTCATTTAGCGGCGGCTTAAATCGCAGATCAACTCCGCCCACCGAATATCAAACGATGCAATCAAATCATTTTGATGGCAATCAAGCTGAAG CGTTCGTCGTGCACAAGTCCCGTGGCATTACCACACTCTCATCCATGCactcgcagcagcagcaacaacagcatcagcaacagtttCAGCTACAGCaccaacatcagcagcagcagcaacaacaacaacagtcccAGCAGGAGCCCTTGGTTCCAGCTCGCTTGCGACAGGCTAAAGAAAAGAACAATGTCGAGTCGAAGGCAGACGAGAGAG GCGATTTTGTCGCTGCGGGTCGACCAAGTAACTGGGAACAGAGCCGACGTCCGAGCTTTGCAG GTCGCCGCTCACGACGCAATTCCTCTAGCGAAGACTCACAGTTGACAATTGAGAACTTTGGAGGCTCACAGGATCAGCTGAATACGCTGGGTCGCTTCGAGCGTGAACGGGACAGAGACCGGGAACGTAAGCTGTCGAACACCAGTGTGG AACCGGCTGTGGCAGTGCGCTCGTCGGTTGCCGATGCTCGTGGCACGCTTCAGCTGGGTTACGATACGGATTCGGGGTCCGAAAAGCAGGATCGCGAAACGGAGAAGTATTCAATGCGTAGACAAGCAAG TGTCGACAATGTGCCCACGGTCTCGTCCCACAATCTGTCGAATACGGGCAGTCCGTTGCCGATGGCGCGTAATAAACAACATTCCTCCGACAAGGATTACACGAATGCCGAGCACTATAACGACGCCAGATCGACTGGATACGATCCGGAAAGCACGCCCGTGCGTAAATCCTCAACCAGCAGCATGCCTGCAAGTCCAGCGGCCTGGCAACTGGAGATCTGTGACGACGACTTGCGCTCCCTAGAGAATGCGAATAAGTTATCCACGATGCGCATGAAACTAGAGGAGAGGCGCCGTCGTATCGAGCAGGACAAGCGTAAAATCGAAATGGCGGTGCTACGGCACCAGGAGAAG GAGGACTTGGAATCTTGTCCAGACGTCTTGAAGTGGGAGACTATGAGCAATGATTCAAAGCGTACACCGGATATAGATCCCGCTGATATGGACAAGTACCAG CAAAGCATTGCCATTATGAACATGAATCTGCAGGATATCCAACAGGATATCCACAGACTGGCCACACAGCAAAGTCAAATGCAGGCGCAGCATCTGCAAGCGCAGCAGCTGATGCAGGCACAGCAAATAGCAAACATGCTGAACCAG CAACAAACTTACGGCTCGCAGCAGCATTTGGCTGATCACCATTACCAGCAAAGGCCCATGCAGCAAAGCTTCGGCTCATCACCACATCTTCCACAGGCCTTCAATGCGCCCGTCAGCGCCTACAGCTCCCGTCCACCTAGCCGCGATCCctaccagcaacagcaacatcagcagcagcagcatcatccaCACCAGCAGCCCATGCAAATGCCCCCGATGCAGTACGTCAACGAGCATGGACAGTACATGTCGCCGCCAGCTCATTACATGCAACCCCAAAGCCTCTACAGCGACAATGGCGCGCCCTACAACAACCATTCCCCCTACGGAGGGCCCCCGCCGCCACAATACCAGCAGCGGAACAGCGTCTACGATGACTACGGTCAGCCGACGAATCATTTCTACCTGCACGAGTCTCCGCCTCAACCGCATGCGCATCCACATCGTCGCACCTGGGCACACTCGGCGGCAGCTGCCGCCTatgagcaacagcaacagcagcaacaacaacagcagcagcagcagcaaccctTGTTGGATGTGAATGCCTGGCAAACTCAGAAGAagatgcaacagcaacagcagcagcaacaacaacaccaacagcagcagcagcagcagaattGGCCGAATCGGCCGCCCTCTAGCGCTGGCGCATCTCAGGGCTTTGTGCTGCATCAGAACGGGGGAGGGGGCGGCGGTGGGGAGTTGCAGCATTTGTTTCAGATGCAATCATCGCCGCAACATGTTCAGCGTATGCATGGCGGCGCTAACAATGCCAATGCGAATGCCAATGGCGTGCAACGCCAGCAATCGTTAACGAATCTTCGCGACAATCGATCACCCAAGGGCAACATGGGCCAGCCAATGACGATGGGACAGCACGAGGACATGATGGCGCCTCAAAGTATTTGCTTTATTGGCGACGAGGAGGACGTCGAAGAGCTGGAGCGCAACATCATAGAATCGATGCAGTCAACTCGCATCTCCGATTTTGTggtgcagcaacagcaacgccttcatcatcaacagcaacaacaacaacagcacctgCCGTCGGCGCACAGCGGACGCGGTAGCAGCTCTGAGGATTATGACAGTGGCGAGCTGATTTCCAATAAGCTAAACATCACCAGTGGCAATCTCACTTACCGCATACCGTCGCCTTCGCGCCCCTCCATACAGGCCAACAGTTTTCAGGATCCGCGGGGAaatggtggcggtggtggtggtagTGGCAGTGGTGGCAGTGGTGGTGGAGGGAGTGGCAGCGGGGAGGAGCAGAGACCCGAAAAGGGCTTTTACATATCCTTCGACAACGATCAACCAAAGCGACCAAAGCCGCCGCTGCGCGTTAAGCGGTCGCCCAAGAAGGAGCCCAGCAGAGATAGTGTGGACAACCAAGTTGTCCTTAAACGTGAATCGCTAAGTCAACTGCACAACATTAATAACTCTGTGAGCGATGAGATCAAAAATGCTTCCGTTGCCAGACACAGCATCCATGGTCTTGCCGGGGTCACatccaatgccaatgccaatgctaaTGTCAATTCCGGCAACGCAACATACAACAAGTACACAGACGAGCCGCCCATCCAGCTGCGCCAGATGTCCACTTCAACGGCCGAGTCCTTGGGCTTGGAGCGTCGCCATCTGGAGGACCTCACCAATCAGCCGCTGCAACAACCACTTTCACCCACACGGCTTAGGTCCGAGCAAAGCATCAGCAGTGCCGAAGCGGCCAAGAACAAAGCGCTAGTTGTCGGCGTGGATGCGACCAACCTTGATCCG GAATCTGTGGACGAAATGGAGCGTCGCAAAGAGAAAATAATGTTGCTGTCCCTGCAGCGTCGTCAGCAACAAGAGGAGGCAAAGGCGCGCAAGGAGATTGAGGCATCGCAGAAACGAGAAAAAGAGCGGGAAAAGGAAGAGGAGCGTGCGCGCAAAAAGGAAGAGCAAATGGCGCGACGAGCAGCCATATTGGAACAACATAGACTAAAAAAAGCCATCGAGGAGGCTGAGCGTGAA GGTAAGACCCTGGACCGGCCCGATCTACATGTTAAACTACAGCCCCAGAGCTCGAGCGCATCTACGCCACGTCTAAGACAGCAGCGGGTGACTCGGCCACGCCCCAAAACCATCCACGTTGATGACGCCAGTGTGGACATCAGTGAGGCTTCAAGCCTATCCAGTCGGGGAAAGAAAGGCTCCAGTTCAAACCTAACTG GCTACGGTCAGCTAAGCTCAAATTCAATGAAAAGAGATTTTTACAGGGGATCCCAAGACTCCCTCACTGTTAAag AGTCCCCCGACGATTATCCCAGCACAAGTTCAACTCCGATTGGACGACGGGGATCTTACAAAACTTCCAGAG AGCCAACCGTCGAAAGGGGCCGCACCCTGTCGCGAATATCAGTTGCTAAGGGGAGCACACTTAATTTCCGTGGCCGAAAGTCCAATTCGCTAATGAATTTGTGCG GTCCAAAACTTTATAAACAACCAGCGGCCAAGTCAAATCGCGGCATTATACTGAATGCCGTTGAGTACTGCGTTTTTCCAGGCGCCGTCAATCGCGAGGCCAAGCAGAAGGTGCTCGAGAAGATTGCACGATCGGAGGCGAAACACTTCCTTGTACTCTTCCGTGATGCCGGCTGCCAATTTCGTGCCCTCTACAGCTACGTACCCGAAACGGACCAAGTGACGAAGCTGTACGGCACGGGACCTAGTCAAGTCGACGAAGTCATGTTCGATAAGTTCTTTAA ATACAACTCAGGTGGCAAATGCTTCTCTCAGGTGCACACGAAGCATCTGACAGTCACGATAGACGCCTTCACAATACACAATTCTCTGTGGCAGGGCAAGCGGGTGCAGTTACCCAGCAAGAAAGACATGGCGCTTGTGATCTAA
- the LOC117785643 gene encoding patronin isoform X15, producing MDAETQEIRQARQRASVKWLLSKAFNNRVPDNLKEPFYRDHENQERLKPQIVVELGNATLYCQTLSNLYSDPNYQSLNHWSILQTLARKGVPVAESSDMPITETVLIQTNPLRINAHMSVIESLMILYAKEISSGDRITSALRRISGSSYQAPPVQSYEQALLAWISHACAALKKRIVKELESSVADEIGTRLQTPDIPPVRDFQDLCDGICLALLISYYCPKVVPWTSVRINYLPAVEDSIHNILLVSSFSQKHLPYGVFHMTPEDITYMRGSMKLNLVLLLTDLFNLFEIHPAKCVCYPGMDGQVPHTNSFSGGLNRRSTPPTEYQTMQSNHFDGNQAEAFVVHKSRGITTLSSMHSQQQQQQHQQQFQLQHQHQQQQQQQQQSQQEPLVPARLRQAKEKNNVESKADERGDFVAAGRPSNWEQSRRPSFAGRRSRRNSSSEDSQLTIENFGGSQDQLNTLGRFERERDRDRERKLSNTSVEPAVAVRSSVADARGTLQLGYDTDSGSEKQDRETEKYSMRRQASVDNVPTVSSHNLSNTGSPLPMARNKQHSSDKDYTNAEHYNDARSTGYDPESTPVRKSSTSSMPASPAAWQLEICDDDLRSLENANKLSTMRMKLEERRRRIEQDKRKIEMAVLRHQEKEDLESCPDVLKWETMSNDSKRTPDIDPADMDKYQQSIAIMNMNLQDIQQDIHRLATQQSQMQAQHLQAQQLMQAQQIANMLNQQQTYGSQQHLADHHYQQRPMQQSFGSSPHLPQAFNAPVSAYSSRPPSRDPYQQQQHQQQQHHPHQQPMQMPPMQYVNEHGQYMSPPAHYMQPQSLYSDNGAPYNNHSPYGGPPPPQYQQRNSVYDDYGQPTNHFYLHESPPQPHAHPHRRTWAHSAAAAAYEQQQQQQQQQQQQQQPLLDVNAWQTQKKMQQQQQQQQQHQQQQQQQNWPNRPPSSAGASQGFVLHQNGGGGGGGELQHLFQMQSSPQHVQRMHGGANNANANANGVQRQQSLTNLRDNRSPKGNMGQPMTMGQHEDMMAPQSICFIGDEEDVEELERNIIESMQSTRISDFVVQQQQRLHHQQQQQQQHLPSAHSGRGSSSEDYDSGELISNKLNITSGNLTYRIPSPSRPSIQANSFQDPRGNGGGGGGSGSGGSGGGGSGSGEEQRPEKGFYISFDNDQPKRPKPPLRVKRSPKKEPSRDSVDNQVVLKRESLSQLHNINNSVSDEIKNASVARHSIHGLAGVTSNANANANVNSGNATYNKYTDEPPIQLRQMSTSTAESLGLERRHLEDLTNQPLQQPLSPTRLRSEQSISSAEAAKNKALVVGVDATNLDPESVDEMERRKEKIMLLSLQRRQQQEEAKARKEIEASQKREKEREKEEERARKKEEQMARRAAILEQHRLKKAIEEAEREGKTLDRPDLHVKLQPQSSSASTPRLRQQRVTRPRPKTIHVDDASVDISEASSLSSRGKKGSSSNLTGYGQLSSNSMKRDFYRGSQDSLTVKEPTVERGRTLSRISVAKGSTLNFRGRKSNSLMNLCDSGLGRATPPRRAPSPGMAASGPKLYKQPAAKSNRGIILNAVEYCVFPGAVNREAKQKVLEKIARSEAKHFLVLFRDAGCQFRALYSYVPETDQVTKLYGTGPSQVDEVMFDKFFKYNSGGKCFSQVHTKHLTVTIDAFTIHNSLWQGKRVQLPSKKDMALVI from the exons ATGGATGCCGAAACACAGGAAATACGAcag GCTCGTCAACGTGCTTCCGTCAAATGGCTGCTCTCGAAGGCGTTCAACAATCGGGTGCCAGACAATTTGAAGGAGCCCTTTTATCGCGATCACGAGAACCAGGAACGCCTCAAGCCGCAGATCGTTGTTGAGTTGGGCAATGCGACGCTTTATTGCCAGACATTGTCTAACCTGTACTCCGATCCCAACTACCAAAGCTTAAATCACTGGTCAATATTACAGACGCTAGCTCGCAAGGGTGTCCCTGTGGCCGAGTCCTCGGACATGCCTATTACCGAAACGGTATTAATTCAGACAAATCCTTTGCGAATT AACGCCCACATGTCTGTGATAGAATCGCTGATGATTCTGTATGCGAAGGAAATATCATCGGGTGACCGCATCACGTCTGCCTTACGGAG AATATCTGGTAGCAGCTATCAGGCGCCTCCTGTCCAATCGTATGAGCAAGCGTTACTCGCTTGGATATCGCATGCGTGCGCCGCGCTGAAGAAGCGAATCGTCAAGGAGCTGGAGTCAAGCGTGGCGGATGAAATC GGCACGCGTCTTCAGACGCCAGATATACCGCCAGTACGTGATTTTCAGGATCTGTGTGATGGAATCTGCCTGGCGCTGCTCATTTCCTATTATTGCCCCAAGGTGGTACCGTGGACGAGTGTACGGATTAATTACTTGCCCGCCGTAGAGGACTCGATTCACAATATACTGCTGGTGAGCAGTTTTTCACAAAAGCATTTGCCATACGGTGTCTTCCACATGACGCCCGAGGACATTACATATATGCGGGG TTCGATGAAACTGAATCTAGTCTTGCTGCTGACGGATTTGTTTAATCTATTTGAGATACACCCGGCCAAATGTGTATGTTATCCAGGCATGGATGGACAGG TTCCACACACAAATTCATTTAGCGGCGGCTTAAATCGCAGATCAACTCCGCCCACCGAATATCAAACGATGCAATCAAATCATTTTGATGGCAATCAAGCTGAAG CGTTCGTCGTGCACAAGTCCCGTGGCATTACCACACTCTCATCCATGCactcgcagcagcagcaacaacagcatcagcaacagtttCAGCTACAGCaccaacatcagcagcagcagcaacaacaacaacagtcccAGCAGGAGCCCTTGGTTCCAGCTCGCTTGCGACAGGCTAAAGAAAAGAACAATGTCGAGTCGAAGGCAGACGAGAGAG GCGATTTTGTCGCTGCGGGTCGACCAAGTAACTGGGAACAGAGCCGACGTCCGAGCTTTGCAG GTCGCCGCTCACGACGCAATTCCTCTAGCGAAGACTCACAGTTGACAATTGAGAACTTTGGAGGCTCACAGGATCAGCTGAATACGCTGGGTCGCTTCGAGCGTGAACGGGACAGAGACCGGGAACGTAAGCTGTCGAACACCAGTGTGG AACCGGCTGTGGCAGTGCGCTCGTCGGTTGCCGATGCTCGTGGCACGCTTCAGCTGGGTTACGATACGGATTCGGGGTCCGAAAAGCAGGATCGCGAAACGGAGAAGTATTCAATGCGTAGACAAGCAAG TGTCGACAATGTGCCCACGGTCTCGTCCCACAATCTGTCGAATACGGGCAGTCCGTTGCCGATGGCGCGTAATAAACAACATTCCTCCGACAAGGATTACACGAATGCCGAGCACTATAACGACGCCAGATCGACTGGATACGATCCGGAAAGCACGCCCGTGCGTAAATCCTCAACCAGCAGCATGCCTGCAAGTCCAGCGGCCTGGCAACTGGAGATCTGTGACGACGACTTGCGCTCCCTAGAGAATGCGAATAAGTTATCCACGATGCGCATGAAACTAGAGGAGAGGCGCCGTCGTATCGAGCAGGACAAGCGTAAAATCGAAATGGCGGTGCTACGGCACCAGGAGAAG GAGGACTTGGAATCTTGTCCAGACGTCTTGAAGTGGGAGACTATGAGCAATGATTCAAAGCGTACACCGGATATAGATCCCGCTGATATGGACAAGTACCAG CAAAGCATTGCCATTATGAACATGAATCTGCAGGATATCCAACAGGATATCCACAGACTGGCCACACAGCAAAGTCAAATGCAGGCGCAGCATCTGCAAGCGCAGCAGCTGATGCAGGCACAGCAAATAGCAAACATGCTGAACCAG CAACAAACTTACGGCTCGCAGCAGCATTTGGCTGATCACCATTACCAGCAAAGGCCCATGCAGCAAAGCTTCGGCTCATCACCACATCTTCCACAGGCCTTCAATGCGCCCGTCAGCGCCTACAGCTCCCGTCCACCTAGCCGCGATCCctaccagcaacagcaacatcagcagcagcagcatcatccaCACCAGCAGCCCATGCAAATGCCCCCGATGCAGTACGTCAACGAGCATGGACAGTACATGTCGCCGCCAGCTCATTACATGCAACCCCAAAGCCTCTACAGCGACAATGGCGCGCCCTACAACAACCATTCCCCCTACGGAGGGCCCCCGCCGCCACAATACCAGCAGCGGAACAGCGTCTACGATGACTACGGTCAGCCGACGAATCATTTCTACCTGCACGAGTCTCCGCCTCAACCGCATGCGCATCCACATCGTCGCACCTGGGCACACTCGGCGGCAGCTGCCGCCTatgagcaacagcaacagcagcaacaacaacagcagcagcagcagcaaccctTGTTGGATGTGAATGCCTGGCAAACTCAGAAGAagatgcaacagcaacagcagcagcaacaacaacaccaacagcagcagcagcagcagaattGGCCGAATCGGCCGCCCTCTAGCGCTGGCGCATCTCAGGGCTTTGTGCTGCATCAGAACGGGGGAGGGGGCGGCGGTGGGGAGTTGCAGCATTTGTTTCAGATGCAATCATCGCCGCAACATGTTCAGCGTATGCATGGCGGCGCTAACAATGCCAATGCGAATGCCAATGGCGTGCAACGCCAGCAATCGTTAACGAATCTTCGCGACAATCGATCACCCAAGGGCAACATGGGCCAGCCAATGACGATGGGACAGCACGAGGACATGATGGCGCCTCAAAGTATTTGCTTTATTGGCGACGAGGAGGACGTCGAAGAGCTGGAGCGCAACATCATAGAATCGATGCAGTCAACTCGCATCTCCGATTTTGTggtgcagcaacagcaacgccttcatcatcaacagcaacaacaacaacagcacctgCCGTCGGCGCACAGCGGACGCGGTAGCAGCTCTGAGGATTATGACAGTGGCGAGCTGATTTCCAATAAGCTAAACATCACCAGTGGCAATCTCACTTACCGCATACCGTCGCCTTCGCGCCCCTCCATACAGGCCAACAGTTTTCAGGATCCGCGGGGAaatggtggcggtggtggtggtagTGGCAGTGGTGGCAGTGGTGGTGGAGGGAGTGGCAGCGGGGAGGAGCAGAGACCCGAAAAGGGCTTTTACATATCCTTCGACAACGATCAACCAAAGCGACCAAAGCCGCCGCTGCGCGTTAAGCGGTCGCCCAAGAAGGAGCCCAGCAGAGATAGTGTGGACAACCAAGTTGTCCTTAAACGTGAATCGCTAAGTCAACTGCACAACATTAATAACTCTGTGAGCGATGAGATCAAAAATGCTTCCGTTGCCAGACACAGCATCCATGGTCTTGCCGGGGTCACatccaatgccaatgccaatgctaaTGTCAATTCCGGCAACGCAACATACAACAAGTACACAGACGAGCCGCCCATCCAGCTGCGCCAGATGTCCACTTCAACGGCCGAGTCCTTGGGCTTGGAGCGTCGCCATCTGGAGGACCTCACCAATCAGCCGCTGCAACAACCACTTTCACCCACACGGCTTAGGTCCGAGCAAAGCATCAGCAGTGCCGAAGCGGCCAAGAACAAAGCGCTAGTTGTCGGCGTGGATGCGACCAACCTTGATCCG GAATCTGTGGACGAAATGGAGCGTCGCAAAGAGAAAATAATGTTGCTGTCCCTGCAGCGTCGTCAGCAACAAGAGGAGGCAAAGGCGCGCAAGGAGATTGAGGCATCGCAGAAACGAGAAAAAGAGCGGGAAAAGGAAGAGGAGCGTGCGCGCAAAAAGGAAGAGCAAATGGCGCGACGAGCAGCCATATTGGAACAACATAGACTAAAAAAAGCCATCGAGGAGGCTGAGCGTGAA GGTAAGACCCTGGACCGGCCCGATCTACATGTTAAACTACAGCCCCAGAGCTCGAGCGCATCTACGCCACGTCTAAGACAGCAGCGGGTGACTCGGCCACGCCCCAAAACCATCCACGTTGATGACGCCAGTGTGGACATCAGTGAGGCTTCAAGCCTATCCAGTCGGGGAAAGAAAGGCTCCAGTTCAAACCTAACTG GCTACGGTCAGCTAAGCTCAAATTCAATGAAAAGAGATTTTTACAGGGGATCCCAAGACTCCCTCACTGTTAAag AGCCAACCGTCGAAAGGGGCCGCACCCTGTCGCGAATATCAGTTGCTAAGGGGAGCACACTTAATTTCCGTGGCCGAAAGTCCAATTCGCTAATGAATTTGTGCG ATTCGGGATTGGGACGGGCCACTCCGCCGCGGCGAGCACCGTCACCAGGAATGGCGGCATCAG GTCCAAAACTTTATAAACAACCAGCGGCCAAGTCAAATCGCGGCATTATACTGAATGCCGTTGAGTACTGCGTTTTTCCAGGCGCCGTCAATCGCGAGGCCAAGCAGAAGGTGCTCGAGAAGATTGCACGATCGGAGGCGAAACACTTCCTTGTACTCTTCCGTGATGCCGGCTGCCAATTTCGTGCCCTCTACAGCTACGTACCCGAAACGGACCAAGTGACGAAGCTGTACGGCACGGGACCTAGTCAAGTCGACGAAGTCATGTTCGATAAGTTCTTTAA ATACAACTCAGGTGGCAAATGCTTCTCTCAGGTGCACACGAAGCATCTGACAGTCACGATAGACGCCTTCACAATACACAATTCTCTGTGGCAGGGCAAGCGGGTGCAGTTACCCAGCAAGAAAGACATGGCGCTTGTGATCTAA